The segment ATTGATCTTTTATTACACCTGTTTGTACTCTTACCCAACCTTCTTCTACATTAATTTCGAGAATTTCTCGCATATAACGTGATAAATCAACAACAATACCAGGCGTTAGTGACTGCCCGTTTGTACCCGTACCGCCACCACGCGGGCCAAAAGTAAGCGACAAAAATGGGTCGCGAGATGCGGTTTGCAAAGCGAGCTGAATGTCTTTTTCGGTTTTAGGAAAAATAACACCTTGAGGAATTTGCTGATAAATACTGTTATCGGTAGAGGCAGTTAAACGCGTTGCATAGCTTGCATCGGTGTCTCCTCTAAAACCTTGATTTTTAATAGTACTTAAGTAATTTGCGACAAGTTCGGTCGCTGCATCTTGCTGTGTAATTGTTGCTATCATGACGGCGATAATTTAAGGCATTTGTGTAATTATATCATGGTGATGGCTAATAGAAATTGAAGATTTTACAGTTTGTAACACTCTTTTTGTCGTATTTTGAGGTTCTGTATTTATAATCAAGTTAAACCAATGTGTAGAGGTTTATATGAAAAAATTACTATTACAGATCATAGGTGTTTTGTTTATTTTGCTGGGGTTGTTTTTTTCTCTGGTGCCAGGCCCCTCGCTAATATTTTTTATGGCGGGATTACTGTGCTTTTCTTTTTACTACCCAAAAGCGAGGCATTATTTAAAACTATGCCAAAAAGCCTTAACTAAATCGTGTAATTATTTAGACAAAAAATTAGCACGCTAAATTATGCCACATACAAAAATGCCAGCTATTAAGCTGGCATTTTTATTAGTAACGAATAAACGCGATTATTTAGCAAGTTTGTCTGCTAGGTATAACCAAGTTTCTAGTACTGTATCTGGGTTTAGTGAAACAGAATCAATGCCCTGCTCTACTAACCATGCTGCAAAGTCTTCATGATCTGAAGGACCTTGGCCACAAATACCTACGTATTTACCTTTTTCTTTAGCTGTTTTAATAGCCATTGAAAGTAGCTTTTTAATAGCAGGGTTACGCTCATCAAATAAATGTGCGATTAAACCTGAATCACGGTCTAAACCAAGTGTTAGCTGAGTTAAATCGTTAGAGCCGATAGAAAATCCATCGAACATATCTAAAAATTCATCTGCAAGTAATGCATTTGAAGGAAGCTCACACATCATTATTACTTTAAGACCATTTTCGCCACGTTTAAGGCCATGCTCTTCTAGTAATTCGATTACTCGTTTACCTTCTTCAAGGGTACGTACGAATGGGATCATGATTTCGATGTTGGTCATATCCATGGTGTTTCTTACGCGTTTTATTGCTTCACACTCAAGGGCAAAACAATCACGGAAGTCTTCAGAGATATAACGTGCAGCACCACGAAAACCAATCATTGGGTTTTCTTCTTCTGGTTCGTACTGCTCACCACCTACTAAGTTTGCGTATTCGTTTGATTTAAAATCAGACATACGCACAATTACGCGCTCTGGTGCAAAGGCACAACCAAGTGTAGAAATACCTTCTACTAACTTAGAGATATAAAATTCTACAGGTGATTCGTAACCGGCAATAATATCGGTAATTTCTGCTTGTAGAGCGGGTGTTTGCGCATCAAAGTTTAAAAGTGCTTTAGGGTGCACACCAATCATGCGGTTAATAACAAACTCAACACGGGCAAGGCCAACACCTGCATGCGGTAAACGTGCAAAATCGAATGCACGATCTGGGTTACCCACGTTCATCATAACTTTCATTGGTAGTTCTGGCATTTTATCAACACGCGACGTTAGTATTTCAAAGTCTAAAATACCTTCGTAGATGTAGCCTGTATCGCCTTCAGCACATGAGACTGTTACTTCTTGACCCGCTTTGATTAAATCGGTTGCATTACCACAACCAACCACTGCTGGAATACCTAATTCACGTGCAATAATTGCAGCATGACACGTACGACCGCCACGATTTGTAACAATGGCTGCAGCACGCTTCATGATTGGTTCCCAATCTGGGTCGGTCATGTCGGTCACTAAAATGTCACCTTCTTGTACTTGATCCATTTCTTTAATTGAATCGAGTACGCGTACAACACCGCTACCAATTTTGTGACCAATTGCACGGCCTTCAACAATTACGTTGCTAGTACCGTTTAATTGAAAACGTTCCATTACGTTTGCGTCTTCGTTTGAGCGCACGGTTTCTGGACGCGCTTGAACTATATATAGTTTGCCGTCGTTACCGTCTTTTGCCCATTCGATGTCCATAGGACGACCGTAATGTTTTTCGATGATTACAGCTTGTTTGGCAAGATCTTGCACTTCTTCATCTGTAATCGAAAATTTGTTTGAAAGCGCTGGGTCTACATCAACGATGTCTACTTGTTTACCGTGCGCTTTATCTTTTGAGTAAATCATTTGAATGGCTTTAGAACCAATGTTACGACGTACTACTGAAGGTTTGTTTTTTAGTAATGTTGGTTTATGAACATAAAATTCATCAGGGTTTACTGCGCCCTGTACAACCATTTCACCTAAGCCATAGCTTGATGTAACAAATACAACGTCTTCAAAACCCGACTCTGTATCAATACTAAACATTACACCAGATGCTGATTTATCTGAGCGTACCATGCGCTGAATACCAGCAGATAACGCTACGCCACGATGATCGTAACCTTGGTGAACACGGTACGATATTGCACGGTCGTTAAATAAAGAAGCAAATACGTGTTTAATAGCGACCATTACTGAGTCGATACCTACTACGTTAAGAAAAGTTTCTTGTTGGCCTGCGAATGATGCATCTGGCATGTCTTCAGCGGTAGCTGATGAACGTACTGCAAAAGAAACATCTGCTGTTGTGTCACCGTGGAGTTGACTATAAGCGTCGCGGATTGCTTTATCTAGGTTAGGTTGGAATGGTGTATCGATTATCCATTGGCGGATATCAGCACCTACTTTGGCAAGTGTATTTACATCATCAACATCGAGTGTATCTAAGATGTCGTGAATTTTTGCGGTGAGTCCTGATTGATCTAAAAACTCGTTAAAAGCGTCGGCTGTAGTGGCAAAACCACCCGGAACCTGTACACCTGCGTTTGCTAGGTTTGAAATCATTTCACCGAGTGAGGCATTTTTACCACCAACACGAGGAACATCTTGCATACCAAGCTCTTGATACCAGAGAACGTATTCTTGCACGGGTCTTTCTCCAAAAAACAAATTGTAGTTGAAACTGTGAGAGTTAAGAAAGAAAACCTTTTATAAAGGTCAGCTTCATTCTACACTGGCATTAGTCCTCACGTAAACCGTGAGTAACCCATTTTAGGGATTAAACGTAATAAAAAGGTTAACTATGAGAACTGCTTTTTATATATCAGACGGTACTGCAATTACCTCAGAGGTTTTTGGGCACGCGACTTTGTCGTTATTTCCGGTTGATTTTAATCATAAAACTATTCCTTTTGTTGAAACAGAAGAAAAAGCAAATGAAATTAAAGCGTTAATTAACGCAACTGCTGCAAAAGAAGGTGAGAAGCCATTTGTGTTCTTTACCTTCGTTAATCATAACTTAAGTGAAATTATTAAATCAGCCGATGCTGTTGCTTACGATTTTCTCTCTACTTATAGCGAAAAAATACAAAAAGAGCTTGATGTAGCACCAGTACCAAAAATGCACCGCACGCATTCTATTCACGAAAAAAGCTATGATTTTAGAATTGACGCCGTCAACTACGCACTAATGAATGATGACGGTGGCAACATTAAAAACTTTTCTGAAGCTGATATTATTTTAGTTGGTGTGAGCCGCAGTGGTAAAACACCAACCAGTTTATACTTAGCACTACAATACGGTATTAAAGCCGCTAATTACCCAATAACAGAAGACGACTTAG is part of the Pseudoalteromonas carrageenovora IAM 12662 genome and harbors:
- the ppsR gene encoding posphoenolpyruvate synthetase regulatory kinase/phosphorylase PpsR; translation: MRTAFYISDGTAITSEVFGHATLSLFPVDFNHKTIPFVETEEKANEIKALINATAAKEGEKPFVFFTFVNHNLSEIIKSADAVAYDFLSTYSEKIQKELDVAPVPKMHRTHSIHEKSYDFRIDAVNYALMNDDGGNIKNFSEADIILVGVSRSGKTPTSLYLALQYGIKAANYPITEDDLESEGLPKCLLPYKHKLFGLTIDPERLAAIRHRRMANSKYASIRQCRIEVREVEMLYKRHKISYFNSTHHSVEEISAKILIDSNLERRKY
- a CDS encoding PGPGW domain-containing protein, with protein sequence MKKLLLQIIGVLFILLGLFFSLVPGPSLIFFMAGLLCFSFYYPKARHYLKLCQKALTKSCNYLDKKLAR
- the ppsA gene encoding phosphoenolpyruvate synthase, with the translated sequence MQEYVLWYQELGMQDVPRVGGKNASLGEMISNLANAGVQVPGGFATTADAFNEFLDQSGLTAKIHDILDTLDVDDVNTLAKVGADIRQWIIDTPFQPNLDKAIRDAYSQLHGDTTADVSFAVRSSATAEDMPDASFAGQQETFLNVVGIDSVMVAIKHVFASLFNDRAISYRVHQGYDHRGVALSAGIQRMVRSDKSASGVMFSIDTESGFEDVVFVTSSYGLGEMVVQGAVNPDEFYVHKPTLLKNKPSVVRRNIGSKAIQMIYSKDKAHGKQVDIVDVDPALSNKFSITDEEVQDLAKQAVIIEKHYGRPMDIEWAKDGNDGKLYIVQARPETVRSNEDANVMERFQLNGTSNVIVEGRAIGHKIGSGVVRVLDSIKEMDQVQEGDILVTDMTDPDWEPIMKRAAAIVTNRGGRTCHAAIIARELGIPAVVGCGNATDLIKAGQEVTVSCAEGDTGYIYEGILDFEILTSRVDKMPELPMKVMMNVGNPDRAFDFARLPHAGVGLARVEFVINRMIGVHPKALLNFDAQTPALQAEITDIIAGYESPVEFYISKLVEGISTLGCAFAPERVIVRMSDFKSNEYANLVGGEQYEPEEENPMIGFRGAARYISEDFRDCFALECEAIKRVRNTMDMTNIEIMIPFVRTLEEGKRVIELLEEHGLKRGENGLKVIMMCELPSNALLADEFLDMFDGFSIGSNDLTQLTLGLDRDSGLIAHLFDERNPAIKKLLSMAIKTAKEKGKYVGICGQGPSDHEDFAAWLVEQGIDSVSLNPDTVLETWLYLADKLAK